The Ornithodoros turicata isolate Travis chromosome 7, ASM3712646v1, whole genome shotgun sequence genome includes a region encoding these proteins:
- the LOC135399682 gene encoding uncharacterized protein LOC135399682: MSQVKSILQKYATSKIKRRLSFAANVKNPDDEPIPPPEAFIVKRPSLGNLGQSTGGGQGNAAAESALGAVPPRPGGRMQVEVVRDQNGVLSDALGEGAAAVIPLLLCVGLLVCLVAGGVIIALQGLSGPTSSEPSEVTLSGTNVTNVTTTKPIPGGRRGDQGTTLTESSADTVGSTVQSHPDEYREGTPGDSS; the protein is encoded by the exons ATGTCCCAAGTGAAGAGTATCTTGCAGAAATACGCGACCTCTAAGATCAAGCGGAGGCTATCCTTCGCTGCAAATGTTAAAAACCCGGATGATGAGCCGATCCCACCTCCAGAGGCTTTCATTGTGAAACGGCCG AGCTTGGGCAATTTGGGACAATCAACAGGCGGAGGTCAAGGCAATGCAGCAGCGGAATCCGCGCTTGGTGCTGTCCCACCCCGCCCTGGTGGCCGAATGCAGGTGGAAGTGGTGCGTGACCAAAACGGCGTCCTTTCGGACGCCCTCGGTGAAGGCGCCGCTGCAGTCATACCGCTCCTGTTGTGCGTGGGCCTCCTCGTCTGCCTTGTCGCAGGGGGTGTCATCATCGCACTGCAGGGACTGTCAGGGCCCACATCGAGCGAACCGTCGGAGGTCACGCTCAGTGGCACAAATGTCACTAACGTCACCACGACTAAACCGATCCCAGGCGGGAGAAGGGGAGACCAGGGCACTACGTTGACAGAGTCTTCTGCGGATACTGTTGGGTCGACAGTCCAATCGCATCCGGATGAATATCGGGAGGGTACCCCGGGTGATTCTTCATAA